The following coding sequences are from one Mugil cephalus isolate CIBA_MC_2020 chromosome 9, CIBA_Mcephalus_1.1, whole genome shotgun sequence window:
- the gpr4 gene encoding G-protein coupled receptor 4: MCNTNRTMCNISFCDVDSKVDQFFQPTLYIIVIVLGLPTNCMALWAAYKQVRQRNELGIYLINLSVADLLYITTLPLWIDYFLQHDDWIHGQESCKLFGFIFYTNIYVSIAFLCCISLDRYLAVAYPMRFAKVRRIKTAVLVSLMVWIIEIIANSAPLFHDELFQDRFNHTFCFEKYPMQDWVAGMNLYRTFLGFLAPWTAMLVAYRGILVAVRCNVSTERQEKAKIQRLALSLILIVLFCFGPYHILLLVRSVMFLRKPCDCSSEETMFAAYHVSLALTSLNCVADPILYCFVNEGARHDVGRALSALLSAACHRGASSSPSHTDMLNAGSVTMETPLAAKKQPCVYADGAKTSSYKTELVALKEECLQMTILSVRK; this comes from the exons ATGTGCAACACAAACAGGACAATGTGCAACATCTCCTTCTGTGATGTGGACAGTAAGGTGGACCAGTTCTTCCAGCCCACGCTCTACATCATAGTCATCGTTCTGGGGTTGCCCACTAACTGCATGGCCCTGTGGGCTGCCTACAAGCAG GTACGTCAGCGCAATGAGCTGGGCATCTACCTGATCAACCTGTCTGTGGCCGACCTCCTCTACATCACCACCCTCCCTCTGTGGATCGACTACTTCCTGCAGCACGATGACTGGATCCACGGCCAGGAGAGCTGCAAGCTGTTCGGCTTCATCTTCTATACTAACATCTACGTCAGCATCGCCTTCCTGTGCTGCATATCACTGGACAGGTACCTGGCCGTGGCGTACCCCATGCGCTTCGCTAAGGTTCGACGTATAAAGACAG CTGTCCTGGTCAGTCTCATGGTGTGGATCATTGAGATCATTGCCaactctgctcctcttttccaCGATGAGCTCTTCCAGGATCGGTTCAACCACACGTTCTGCTTTGAAAAGTATCCCATGCAGGACTGGGTAGCAGGGATGAACCTCTACCGGACGTTTCTCGGCTTCCTTGCACCGTGGACGGCCATGCTGGTGGCCTACAGAGGGATCCTCGTAGCGGTGCGTTGCAACGTATCGACGGAGCGTCAAGAAAAGGCCAAAATTCAGAGGTTGGCTTTGAGTTTGATCCTGATCGTTTTGTTCTGCTTTGGTCCGtaccacatcctcctcctggtGCGTAGCGTCATGTTCCTGAGGAAGCCGTGTGACTGCAGCTCAGAGGAGACCATGTTTGCGGCGTATCACGTTTCGCTGGCGCTGACCAGCCTGAACTGCGTGGCCGACCCTATTCTGTACTGTTTCGTCAACGAGGGCGCCAGGCACGATGTCGGCCGAGCCCTCTCAGCTTTACTGTCTGCGGCGTGCCACAGGGGTGCCTCTTCCTCGCCGTCGCACACCGACATGCTCAACGCTGGTTCAGTGACCATGGAAACGCCGCTGGCAGCAAAGAAACAGCCTTGCGTGTATGCCGACGGGGCCAAGACCAGCAGCTACAAGACTGAGCTGGTGGCTTTGAAGGAGGAGTGTCTACAGATGACCATCCTAAGTGTCAGGAAGTGA